One Mangrovimonas cancribranchiae DNA segment encodes these proteins:
- a CDS encoding PUR family DNA/RNA-binding protein, which yields MMEKEEIFSKVLRAGRRTYFFDVRSTKAGDYYLTITESKKFTNDDGSFHYKKHKIYLYKEDFSEFNSILQEMTDYIINEKGEEVISERHQKDFKKDYNNEESDSENQETVTATTEKFTDVDFDDI from the coding sequence ATGATGGAGAAAGAAGAGATTTTTTCAAAAGTATTGAGAGCAGGTAGAAGAACCTATTTCTTTGATGTAAGATCTACCAAAGCTGGTGATTATTATTTAACCATTACAGAAAGTAAAAAGTTTACAAACGACGATGGTTCTTTCCACTACAAAAAACACAAAATTTATCTTTACAAAGAAGATTTTAGCGAGTTTAATAGTATTCTTCAAGAAATGACCGATTACATTATTAATGAAAAAGGTGAAGAAGTTATTAGCGAAAGACATCAAAAAGACTTTAAAAAGGACTACAACAACGAAGAAAGTGATTCTGAAAATCAGGAAACAGTAACAGCAACTACCGAGAAATTTACCGATGTAGATTTCGATGATATTTAA
- a CDS encoding ABC transporter ATP-binding protein, with protein sequence MKELQHLNKYFLKYKYQLILGVIITAIARVFLLFTPRLVREIFTVVENWNNGIITDKSVFKTELLENILLIIGASIIAGIFTFLMRQTIINVSRYVEYDLKNEVYQQYQKLSLNFYKKNRTGDLMNRITEDVSRVRMYAGPAIMYSINTITLFVIALIYMFNQAPKLTLYTILPLPILSVAIYKLSKEIHKRSTVVQEYLSKLSSSTQETFSGISIIKAYGLELQTSTNFNQLSEESRQKQLDLVRIRSFFFPMMILLIGISNLMVIYIGGKQYIDGEIESLGTIAEFIIYVNMLTWPVATVGWVTSIVQQAEASQKRINEFLKKKPEISNTVTAPTPIEGHITFKNVFFTYDDTNIQALKGISFTLNKGKTLAIIGKTGSGKSTILDLIGRLYDIDKGEILIDDTPIKNINLTSLRNAIGYVPQDAFLFSDTIKNNITFGKEDASDEDVITAAKQAQVHKNIVKFNKGYDTVLGERGITLSGGQKQRVSIARAIVKDPKILLFDDSLSAVDTETEEKILHHLNTVSKDKTTIIVSHRVSSVKSADHIIVLDDGKIIQDGNHNSLINKEGYYKELYQKQLSEAH encoded by the coding sequence ATGAAAGAATTACAACATCTTAATAAATATTTCCTGAAATATAAGTACCAACTTATCCTTGGTGTTATTATTACAGCCATTGCTCGTGTGTTTTTACTTTTTACACCTAGATTAGTAAGAGAAATTTTCACGGTTGTCGAAAACTGGAATAATGGCATTATTACCGATAAAAGTGTATTTAAAACTGAATTGCTTGAAAATATCCTTTTAATAATTGGCGCGTCCATTATTGCGGGAATTTTTACTTTTTTAATGCGACAAACTATTATTAATGTATCGCGTTATGTTGAATACGACCTTAAAAATGAAGTTTATCAACAATATCAAAAGCTATCTCTTAACTTTTATAAAAAGAACCGAACAGGCGATTTAATGAATCGCATTACTGAAGATGTAAGTCGTGTGAGAATGTATGCGGGACCTGCCATTATGTATAGTATTAATACCATAACTTTATTTGTTATTGCATTAATATATATGTTTAATCAAGCACCAAAATTAACCTTATATACTATTCTACCCTTACCTATACTATCGGTAGCTATTTATAAACTTAGTAAAGAAATTCATAAACGTAGTACTGTTGTACAAGAATACTTATCTAAATTATCTTCTTCTACCCAAGAAACCTTTAGCGGTATTTCAATTATAAAGGCTTATGGATTAGAGTTACAAACCTCTACTAATTTTAATCAACTATCTGAAGAAAGCCGACAAAAACAACTCGACCTCGTTAGAATACGATCGTTTTTCTTTCCTATGATGATTTTACTTATAGGTATAAGTAACTTAATGGTTATTTACATAGGGGGTAAACAATATATAGATGGTGAAATTGAAAGTTTAGGTACCATTGCAGAGTTTATTATATATGTAAACATGCTTACTTGGCCTGTAGCAACTGTGGGCTGGGTAACATCTATAGTACAACAAGCCGAAGCTTCGCAAAAACGTATTAATGAGTTTTTAAAGAAAAAACCTGAAATTTCTAATACGGTCACAGCACCAACACCTATTGAAGGCCATATTACTTTTAAAAATGTATTCTTTACTTACGACGATACTAACATTCAAGCATTAAAAGGAATCTCGTTTACATTAAACAAAGGAAAAACGTTAGCTATTATAGGAAAAACAGGCTCTGGAAAATCAACTATTTTAGATTTAATAGGACGTCTATACGATATTGATAAAGGCGAGATTTTAATTGATGATACGCCTATTAAAAACATCAACCTTACTAGTTTAAGAAATGCTATTGGTTATGTTCCGCAAGATGCCTTTCTATTTTCCGATACCATTAAAAACAACATTACCTTTGGAAAAGAAGACGCTTCTGATGAAGATGTTATAACAGCTGCCAAACAAGCCCAAGTACATAAAAACATCGTGAAGTTTAATAAAGGTTATGATACCGTGCTTGGCGAACGTGGCATCACCCTTTCTGGTGGACAAAAACAACGTGTTTCTATAGCTAGAGCCATTGTTAAAGATCCTAAAATACTCCTTTTTGACGATTCGTTATCTGCTGTAGATACAGAAACCGAAGAAAAAATTCTACATCATTTAAATACGGTATCTAAAGATAAAACTACAATTATTGTTAGCCACCGTGTTTCATCGGTTAAAAGTGCCGACCACATTATCGTTCTAGATGATGGAAAAATCATCCAAGATGGTAATCATAATAGCCTAATTAACAAAGAAGGGTATTACAAAGAGCTCTATCAGAAACAACTAAGCGAAGCCCATTAA
- the yajC gene encoding preprotein translocase subunit YajC, which translates to MGEGLSSLLPFILMFVVIYFFMIAPQMKKQKKEKKFAAELKKGDKVITKSGVHGKVVELNDKDHTCVIETLAGKMKYERSAISMELSQKLNAPEKKK; encoded by the coding sequence ATGGGAGAAGGACTAAGTAGTTTATTACCTTTTATTTTAATGTTTGTGGTTATCTATTTCTTTATGATAGCACCACAAATGAAAAAGCAAAAAAAAGAGAAAAAGTTTGCTGCCGAATTAAAAAAAGGCGATAAAGTTATAACTAAAAGTGGCGTACACGGAAAAGTAGTGGAATTAAACGATAAAGACCACACTTGCGTGATTGAAACCCTAGCGGGAAAAATGAAGTATGAACGCTCTGCCATTTCTATGGAATTGAGCCAAAAACTTAACGCCCCAGAAAAAAAGAAGTAA
- a CDS encoding DUF1573 domain-containing protein, translating into MKKVVLGLAALCMIAFTSCKEDASKKIDENNVAEAAERDANASKFPIMSFDKQEHDFGEIESKTAVETVFKYTNTGEAPLVVTDIKSTCGCTVPKDWSKEPLQPGDSGQFTVKFNGSGRNKVNKTITVTANTKTGKETVKITAFVKPDPNAVQPAKAQVPQVK; encoded by the coding sequence ATGAAAAAAGTAGTATTAGGACTAGCAGCTTTATGTATGATCGCTTTTACATCATGTAAAGAAGATGCTTCTAAAAAAATTGATGAAAATAATGTAGCAGAAGCTGCCGAAAGAGATGCAAACGCTTCTAAATTCCCTATCATGAGTTTTGATAAGCAAGAACATGATTTTGGTGAAATTGAAAGTAAAACAGCTGTAGAAACAGTATTTAAATATACAAACACAGGTGAAGCACCATTAGTAGTAACAGATATTAAAAGTACTTGTGGGTGTACAGTGCCTAAAGACTGGAGTAAAGAGCCTTTACAACCAGGCGATTCTGGACAATTTACAGTAAAGTTTAACGGTTCTGGAAGAAACAAGGTAAACAAAACCATTACTGTAACAGCTAATACAAAAACGGGAAAAGAAACTGTTAAAATTACAGCTTTCGTTAAGCCAGACCCAAACGCTGTACAACCAGCAAAAGCACAAGTACCTCAAGTAAAATAA
- a CDS encoding Glu/Leu/Phe/Val dehydrogenase, producing the protein MLTEVKTNKELKADPVFGQLSFDDHEQVVFCSDKDTGLKAIIGIHNTTLGPALGGTRMWTYQNEWEALNDVLRLSRGMTYKSAITGLNLGGGKAVIIGDAKTQKTPELMKKFGEYVHSLNGRYITAEDVGMETSDMDLVREVTPYVTGISEEKGGAGNPSPVTAYGVFMGMKAAAKYKYGTDLLEGKQVFVQGIGHVGEALVENLVEEGAIVTIADINQERLEAVRSKYGVTIYEGNDIYTEKMDIYAPCALGATINDDTINKLQAKVIAGAANNQLANEVKHGQLLQEKGIVYAPDFLINAGGIINVYAELESYNKAEIMRKTENIYNTTLEILNHADVNNMTSNQAALALAQKRIDTRKLENNS; encoded by the coding sequence ATGTTAACAGAGGTAAAAACTAACAAAGAACTTAAGGCTGATCCAGTATTTGGACAGCTTTCATTTGATGACCACGAACAAGTCGTTTTTTGCAGCGACAAAGATACAGGTTTAAAAGCAATAATAGGAATTCATAACACAACTTTAGGACCTGCCTTAGGAGGAACTAGAATGTGGACTTACCAAAATGAATGGGAAGCTTTAAACGATGTTCTTCGATTATCAAGAGGAATGACATACAAATCAGCGATTACTGGTTTAAATTTAGGTGGTGGTAAAGCCGTAATAATAGGCGATGCTAAAACCCAAAAAACACCAGAGTTAATGAAAAAATTTGGAGAATATGTTCATTCTTTAAATGGTCGTTACATTACAGCTGAAGATGTTGGTATGGAAACTAGCGATATGGATTTAGTACGCGAAGTAACGCCGTACGTTACAGGAATTTCAGAAGAAAAAGGAGGCGCAGGAAACCCTTCTCCTGTAACAGCTTATGGGGTTTTTATGGGAATGAAAGCCGCCGCTAAATACAAGTATGGAACAGATTTATTAGAAGGTAAACAAGTGTTTGTACAAGGTATTGGCCATGTTGGCGAAGCTTTAGTAGAAAACCTTGTAGAAGAAGGAGCCATTGTTACTATAGCCGATATAAACCAAGAACGTTTAGAAGCTGTAAGAAGTAAATATGGGGTTACTATTTATGAAGGTAACGATATTTATACTGAAAAAATGGACATTTACGCCCCATGTGCTTTAGGTGCTACAATTAACGACGATACCATTAACAAATTACAAGCAAAAGTTATTGCTGGAGCTGCTAATAACCAATTAGCAAACGAAGTAAAACACGGTCAGTTACTTCAAGAAAAAGGTATTGTTTATGCTCCAGATTTCTTAATCAATGCTGGAGGAATTATTAATGTATATGCAGAATTAGAAAGCTATAATAAAGCTGAAATTATGCGTAAAACAGAAAATATTTACAATACAACGCTAGAGATTTTAAATCATGCCGATGTTAATAACATGACTTCCAATCAAGCAGCGTTAGCTTTAGCACAAAAACGTATTGATACAAGAAAGCTAGAAAATAACAGCTAG
- a CDS encoding DUF1801 domain-containing protein — protein MKKATSVEEYIEKQPRFTKALNVLRNIIISTEVDETLKWNAPVYTINGKNVIGLGAFKNHFGIWFFNGVFLKDEKKVLEKAQEKTKALRQMRFESINDIDKTIVLAYVKEAIENQKLGKELKPERKGKDVIIPKELAHALKSNDTMEKAFKALTPGKQREYSDHIASAKREKTKLSRLEKITPLILKGVGLHDKYKNC, from the coding sequence ATGAAAAAAGCCACATCTGTTGAGGAATACATTGAAAAACAGCCTAGATTCACTAAAGCTTTAAACGTTTTAAGGAATATTATTATTTCTACCGAAGTTGATGAAACATTAAAATGGAATGCTCCTGTTTATACCATAAATGGTAAAAATGTTATCGGGCTTGGTGCCTTTAAAAACCACTTTGGAATCTGGTTTTTTAATGGTGTCTTTTTAAAAGATGAAAAAAAGGTGTTAGAAAAAGCCCAAGAAAAAACAAAAGCATTACGCCAAATGCGATTTGAATCGATTAATGATATAGATAAAACGATTGTTTTAGCTTACGTTAAAGAGGCTATAGAAAATCAAAAATTAGGTAAAGAGCTTAAACCAGAAAGAAAGGGAAAAGACGTTATTATTCCTAAAGAACTAGCACATGCTTTAAAGAGTAATGATACTATGGAAAAGGCTTTTAAAGCCCTTACTCCTGGAAAACAACGAGAATACAGCGATCATATTGCAAGTGCTAAACGTGAGAAAACAAAGCTGTCTAGACTAGAAAAAATAACACCTTTAATTTTAAAAGGTGTTGGGTTACACGATAAATACAAAAACTGCTAA
- a CDS encoding lysophospholipid acyltransferase family protein, translating to MKQLWLHTVRWYLRIGLFFYYKKIQVIKHASIPKNTPLLFLCNHQNALVDALLIATTSERFTYFLTRASVFKKPLVAKFLRSVQMLPVFRVRDGWQTIKNNHGTFNLCTKLLSNNETVSLFPEGNHHINRTVRPLSKGFTRIVLETLKVTPDLDLKLVPIGLNYQDGVIFPDEVSLHYGVPIDVKTLIKDCEDDQSASLALKTKVQDELKTLTTHVPPNDYENNLQRLQKQGVNFRYPEQVNAFIASGFKNYNGPKYKAKPTVVSTLFKWLLKLNLWLPFLVWRYYALPKIKEVEFVATFRFALAITLVPIWLLLLTCIIGSVFSWTFGLSYLIFSLIIALLAVKL from the coding sequence TTGAAACAACTTTGGTTACATACGGTAAGATGGTATTTGCGAATAGGCTTGTTTTTTTATTATAAAAAAATTCAGGTAATTAAGCATGCTTCTATACCCAAAAACACACCTTTACTCTTTTTATGTAATCATCAAAATGCTTTAGTTGATGCTTTGCTAATAGCAACAACTAGCGAACGGTTTACTTATTTTTTAACACGAGCTAGTGTGTTTAAAAAACCTTTGGTTGCTAAATTTTTAAGAAGCGTACAAATGCTTCCTGTATTTCGTGTTAGAGATGGCTGGCAAACCATAAAAAACAATCATGGCACGTTTAATTTATGCACGAAATTACTTAGCAATAACGAAACAGTATCATTATTTCCAGAAGGGAATCATCATATAAATCGTACGGTAAGACCATTAAGTAAAGGGTTTACTAGAATTGTTTTAGAAACTTTAAAAGTAACTCCAGATTTAGATTTAAAATTAGTTCCTATAGGATTGAATTATCAAGATGGCGTTATTTTTCCAGATGAAGTTTCACTGCATTATGGTGTTCCTATTGACGTAAAAACACTTATTAAAGATTGTGAAGATGACCAATCGGCTTCATTAGCTTTAAAAACAAAAGTGCAAGATGAATTAAAAACGTTAACAACCCATGTTCCGCCTAATGATTATGAAAATAATTTACAGCGTCTACAAAAGCAAGGCGTTAATTTTCGTTATCCAGAACAAGTGAATGCTTTTATAGCATCTGGTTTTAAAAATTATAATGGACCAAAATACAAGGCTAAGCCAACTGTGGTTTCTACTCTTTTTAAATGGTTACTTAAACTTAATTTATGGTTACCTTTTTTAGTTTGGCGTTATTATGCATTACCAAAAATTAAGGAGGTAGAGTTTGTTGCCACGTTTAGGTTTGCTTTAGCCATAACTTTAGTGCCTATATGGTTATTACTATTAACTTGTATTATAGGAAGTGTTTTTAGTTGGACTTTTGGGTTAAGTTATTTAATTTTTTCTTTAATTATAGCACTTTTAGCTGTTAAGTTGTAG
- the nusB gene encoding transcription antitermination factor NusB, producing MLNRRHIRIKVMQSVYAFKGSESDALNKDQKFLMQSLDKAYNLYLLMLSLLVELQKKSEDHLSKSMKKHLATEEDKNPNRKFVNNEVLQFLLHNEALQDALETNKVKHWDLDDEYVDIIYKDILASELYADYMKTKVSDFKEDKFFVIDIYREIIAPNDKLFDYLEDHNMTWVDDFPLVNTTILKMLRKLKPTANPKVVIPDLYKDEDDEMFAVDLFKKTILNQTTFRKIVEDRTKNWDSDRIADIDYVLLIMAICEIIKFPSIPIKVTINEYLEIAKEYSTPKSSIFINGILDKYVKELQEKNELNKTGRGLM from the coding sequence ATGTTAAATAGAAGACATATTCGAATCAAGGTCATGCAATCGGTTTACGCGTTTAAAGGTAGCGAAAGCGATGCCCTAAATAAAGACCAAAAATTCTTAATGCAAAGTTTAGATAAAGCCTATAATCTTTATCTATTAATGCTTTCCTTACTTGTTGAACTTCAAAAAAAATCTGAAGATCATCTGTCAAAAAGTATGAAAAAACATCTAGCGACAGAGGAAGATAAAAACCCAAATAGAAAGTTTGTTAATAACGAAGTGCTTCAATTTTTGCTACACAACGAAGCCTTACAAGACGCTCTAGAAACTAATAAAGTTAAGCATTGGGATCTGGACGATGAGTATGTCGATATTATTTATAAAGACATTCTAGCTAGCGAACTTTATGCCGATTACATGAAAACGAAAGTGTCCGATTTTAAGGAAGACAAGTTTTTTGTAATTGATATTTATCGCGAAATTATAGCGCCAAACGATAAGCTTTTCGATTATTTAGAAGATCATAACATGACTTGGGTAGACGATTTTCCATTGGTAAACACCACCATATTAAAAATGCTACGTAAGTTAAAGCCAACAGCCAATCCAAAGGTTGTAATACCAGACTTATATAAAGACGAAGACGATGAAATGTTTGCTGTAGATTTGTTTAAAAAAACAATTCTAAATCAAACAACATTTAGAAAAATAGTAGAAGACCGTACAAAAAACTGGGATTCAGACCGAATTGCAGATATTGATTATGTGTTGCTAATTATGGCCATTTGTGAGATTATAAAATTTCCTTCAATACCCATTAAAGTTACAATAAACGAGTATTTAGAAATCGCCAAAGAGTACTCTACACCTAAGAGTAGTATCTTTATAAATGGTATTTTAGATAAGTACGTTAAAGAGTTACAAGAAAAAAACGAATTAAATAAAACAGGACGAGGGTTGATGTAG